From the Catharus ustulatus isolate bCatUst1 chromosome 2, bCatUst1.pri.v2, whole genome shotgun sequence genome, the window TAGAAGGTACATACCATGATGGAGCAAGTGCAGTAGACAATGTAGCCCCCTGTCTCTGAGGCAGCATTGACTGAATCTATGGCGCTAAGAATCAGCTCCTTCTGCAGGTGGGCACAACGCAGAATATCCTTTTCATCCTGAGAGAGAAAGGTAGTTTAGGATgccacaggcacagggaagcaCCCCAGGCCTCTGCTGTGGATGAGGGAATgacaggaaagcaaagcacaTACAAGAGTCTGGAGTCTTCTGCAGAATTAATCTCAGAAAACTAGTCCTAGTACAACACACGgagtaagaaagaaaaggaaaaacgTATAGTAGGTATCTCTCAAGAATAAAGCTGCCCCAAAGGCTTTCGTCTCATGACTCACACTTGAGACTGCACTGGTCACCCACCTTGTTGGTTTTGACAGCAGGATCCTTGGAAATTACGCCTGTTCCGCTACAAGGAGCATCAAGCAAGACACGGTCGAACCCTCCAAGAACCTACAGGCAGATGTGGATTTAGAATTACGCTCATGGGTGGGGAGTCAAAACAAGGCCAAGACTAGAAGGGGAGCCAGAAGACTGGGAAGGCAGgaaatactccttctccctccttcctgtcCACCCTCCTGCCTCTGTACAGATAACAAACACACTCCTCggcagctctgctcatcctcctGTGACAGGCAACTCTGGAGAGCACCGTTTCACTaaagggacagcacagcagctctgggtaaGCACTGTAAACAGGAACATACCTTGGGGAACTGGCGTCCATCGCAGTTGCTCACGACAGCATTGGTGACTCCCAGGCGGTGCAAATTCCCTACCACGCTACGTAGCCGTTCAGCACTGCTGTCATTAGCCAGGATCATCCCTGTGTTCTTCATAAGCTGAGCTGCCAGAGGGCAAAACAGAGGGCAAGGGGCTGAAAATCTCTTCTGCCTTTGTCTCCAGTGACAGCCATCCCCTCCTTTCCTCAAGTTTCCTCTCTATTCCCCCTTTCTGTGCAGACCAGTGGAAACCCCTCACTTCACAGAGCATCCCTCCCAAGGCTCCAGGATGGTACCTATGTAGCTGGTCTTGCctcctggggcacagcacatATCCAGGATGTGCTCATTCTCCTGTGGAGCCAATGCCATGACAGGGAGAAGACTGGAGGCTCCTTGCAGCATGTAGTGTCCAGCCAGATACTCTGGGGTGgcacctgggcagggagcagaacagAGGAAGATGACAtgtgaaagaaaagggaagcaggagcgggtgagctcagccctgcaggatAGAGGTGATCTCACCGATGGGCACAGTGGAGTCATAAATAACAAGTCCTGTTTTTGACCACTTCCCCAAGGGGTCAAGATTCACGCCACGGTTGATTAGAGCCTGCAAGGCAAGGAAAAGGAACTGAGACATTGCTCTGTGAGACAGGCAGTTCAGGTTACAGCCAGTGGCTCCtgctcacctgtgccaggtCCCGCCGCCGTGTCTTCAGTGTGTTGGTGCGAATGGTGACAGGGCGGGGAACCTCGTTAGCCTCCAGGAAGTTTATCAGCTGGATGGAAGAAGGGACAGAGAAGAGAGATAAAAATGAATTCTCAGGGAGGCAGCCAAATCCCCATCAGTCAGCACAGATatgggcagggcaggatcccacctcagggagagggaagaTGTCCATGAGCTTGGTGAGCAGGAAGTCACTGTAGGAGTAGTAGGCGGCCATGTCCCGGCGCAGCAGCGTGAGGTATTCCTGCCGGGAACGCCCCTCCTCCCGCTTCATCCCAAAGTCCTGCAGCACCTCCATGTTGCCCTGGATGCGCTGGTGAATGACGTGCAGGTCAGGTGGCTCAGCAGGTGGAGACACTGTCAAGGAATCACCAACAGCCAAGGAACTCACACAGAGGGTTCTTTACAAATACAATCAGCCGTGCTGGACTCGCGCGCCACAACAGTGCCTATGCCAGAAAGGCTCTGCTGGAATATTGCTTCCATCAGAGCTCAGCAGATGCAGGATTCAAAGAATGAAACTGGACAAAAAAGTTCACAAGGCAGAACTAGAGGGTGTTTAAAAGAATAACTTTagataaacagagaaaaatggaaaaaaaaaaaaacccagcaaaagtGCTTTAATACTGAAAGCATTACCTGCAGCTGAAAAGAGACTAGAAGTTCCCCAAGGGCAACCAAGGGGTACAGAGGAGAGTAAGAAGGGAGGCAGGAAATTAAAATCACCAAAGTCCAGCAGCAAGCACTTTGGATGCTAGAACTGCTGTCATCAGAAACTTTGGGAATGGCTTACACCCCCACCAGGTGGGTAAAACGAGGGTAGAGAGGAATAAATCGCATAATAAGACAACCATCCATATGTATTTAGGACTAGAAAGGAAATTAGGGCAGGTTCCAAGCCCCATACAGGGCATCACAGATTTCCTAACTGCTGTGCTATACAAAAGCACAGCATTATACACTATCTATTAGGACAGCTCAGCTAAAAATACCTTGTCATGCACAGACACTTTTGCTAAGCAATATGCACGATTGAGTCCAAGTGAAGCTCTTTGGTTGTATCCAGGCCCCGTGCTGCACCATGCACATGGCTTATGGATGTCATAAATAAAAAGGATATCCTCCTTCTCAATCTCTTCACTAGTTGGCAGTTTAAATTCTTCATCTATATCCAGGTTAAGCTGCAGATCTGTGCCATCTCCTTCCTTCTGTCCCATTTTCTGCTTGCTTGcctcctctgcttcctcttcctcctcatcttcctcttcgCTGTCATCTTCACTGAGGCCTTCCCTAAGGACAAAGAACAGGATCACACAGCTACTTCTCAACTACCATTTCTTAAATGGCGTAAAAGACCATAATAACAACACAGGTTCCTCATTTACTCAAGAAAGGCTCTACACACTCAC encodes:
- the NOP2 gene encoding probable 28S rRNA (cytosine(4447)-C(5))-methyltransferase, which produces MGRKLDPTRKEKRGPGRKARKQRGAEVELARFLPPEPETGRKKLSSHGRKRAAKRRLGAGSGPAGRRPLGGRRGGEREPTVEEQPSPQKEKHVVKATGQTACGRSGFSDGNSKWLAPAKTKKTQPKGNHVEFSSDGEVEEGSWEMEEEEDGSIEEMVDDYGALSSEEEELLPIEKAALKQKPDREGLSEDDSEEEDEEEEEAEEASKQKMGQKEGDGTDLQLNLDIDEEFKLPTSEEIEKEAAEPPDLHVIHQRIQGNMEVLQDFGMKREEGRSRQEYLTLLRRDMAAYYSYSDFLLTKLMDIFPLPELINFLEANEVPRPVTIRTNTLKTRRRDLAQALINRGVNLDPLGKWSKTGLVIYDSTVPIGATPEYLAGHYMLQGASSLLPVMALAPQENEHILDMCCAPGGKTSYIAQLMKNTGMILANDSSAERLRSVVGNLHRLGVTNAVVSNCDGRQFPKVLGGFDRVLLDAPCSGTGVISKDPAVKTNKDEKDILRCAHLQKELILSAIDSVNAASETGGYIVYCTCSIMVEENEWVVDYALKKRNVRLVATGLDFGKEGFTRFKDRRFHPSLKSTRRFYPHTHNMDGFFIAKFKKFSNAIPQTQKDEEPAVEAAAPSAVPNTIITEPLPKKKKLEGSKADEEQKLPQPALKKKRSLQTQRRLLKVVRPSSKVMRPKVLTRKKHRMKANGQ